From bacterium, one genomic window encodes:
- the glpE gene encoding thiosulfate sulfurtransferase GlpE, with amino-acid sequence MDDFKEISVDEARKKLESGLAVFVDVRDPASYEAAHVPGALLLNDANVQKFVDQTDKKKPVVVYCYHGHTSQGAAAYLLDQGFEEVYSVIGGFERWKQTEKFES; translated from the coding sequence ATGGATGATTTCAAGGAAATATCGGTGGATGAGGCCCGCAAGAAGCTGGAATCCGGGCTGGCGGTCTTCGTGGACGTGCGGGACCCGGCTTCCTATGAGGCGGCCCACGTGCCCGGAGCGCTGCTGCTCAACGACGCCAATGTCCAGAAGTTCGTGGACCAGACGGACAAAAAAAAGCCGGTGGTGGTCTATTGTTACCACGGCCATACCAGCCAGGGCGCGGCGGCCTACCTGCTGGACCAGGGGTTCGAGGAGGTCTACAGCGTCATCGGCGGCTTCGAGCGCTGGAAACAGACCGAGAAGTTCGAAAGCTAA
- a CDS encoding glycosyltransferase, which translates to MNILHVLSGDLVTGSETSTAALIRRQTAQGHRVFIAAGSFQQKVDARFIPVPIYRRSLFSRLMNIVALRGIVRRERIDLIHAHSRAASWVAHWACRLTHTAYLSTLHGRQHLHFSSRRSRIYGPRAIAVCEDIRDQMMTQTRAFEEGKLEVIRNGIEIPRSRS; encoded by the coding sequence GTGAACATCCTGCACGTCCTGAGCGGCGACCTGGTGACGGGATCGGAAACCTCCACCGCCGCCCTCATCCGCCGCCAAACCGCCCAAGGGCACCGGGTCTTCATCGCCGCCGGGTCCTTCCAGCAAAAAGTGGACGCCCGATTCATTCCGGTACCCATCTACCGCCGCTCGCTTTTTTCCCGGTTGATGAACATCGTGGCCCTCCGAGGGATCGTCCGGCGTGAGAGGATCGACCTGATCCACGCCCATTCCCGCGCGGCCAGCTGGGTGGCCCATTGGGCTTGCCGCCTCACCCATACCGCCTATCTTTCGACCTTGCATGGACGTCAGCATCTTCATTTCAGCAGCCGGCGGTCCAGGATCTACGGTCCCCGGGCCATCGCCGTTTGCGAGGACATCCGCGATCAAATGATGACCCAAACCCGGGCTTTCGAGGAAGGGAAGCTCGAGGTCATCCGTAACGGCATCGAAATTCCCCGATCCCGTTCTTGA
- a CDS encoding class I SAM-dependent methyltransferase — protein MKKSDPLGWFESVYAAANGDELMVPWANLGPNPWLTEWLDRHPFPDGKRALVVGCGLGDDAEELSRRGLSVTAFDISPTAIHWAKRRFPLSQVKYEVMDLFHAPQGWERYFGFIFEGYTLQSMQSPLREQAIQRIAGLLAPKGDLLVVARGKEANEFPDGPPWPLTQDDLSNFARQGLSIQSSEDFMDKENPPVRRFRAHYQRP, from the coding sequence ATGAAAAAATCCGACCCTTTGGGTTGGTTCGAATCGGTCTATGCGGCCGCCAACGGGGATGAATTGATGGTGCCCTGGGCGAACCTGGGTCCGAACCCATGGCTGACCGAATGGTTGGACCGCCATCCCTTTCCGGACGGCAAGCGGGCCCTGGTCGTTGGCTGCGGGTTGGGGGACGATGCGGAGGAACTTTCGCGGCGGGGATTGTCCGTGACCGCCTTCGACATTTCGCCGACCGCCATTCACTGGGCGAAGCGGCGCTTTCCCTTGAGCCAAGTGAAATACGAGGTCATGGACCTGTTCCATGCGCCGCAGGGTTGGGAACGATATTTCGGATTCATCTTCGAAGGTTACACCTTGCAGTCCATGCAGTCCCCCTTGCGGGAGCAGGCCATCCAAAGGATCGCCGGCCTGCTGGCCCCCAAGGGGGATCTTTTGGTGGTAGCGCGGGGGAAGGAAGCCAACGAATTCCCGGATGGGCCGCCTTGGCCCTTGACCCAGGACGACCTTTCCAACTTTGCACGGCAGGGGCTCTCGATCCAATCCTCCGAGGACTTCATGGATAAAGAGAACCCGCCGGTCCGGCGTTTCCGGGCCCACTATCAACGTCCCTGA
- a CDS encoding EVE domain-containing protein, with protein MGVWDKEYRHWLMKAEPDVYPVEQWKKEKVTFWDGVRNYTARNFMRDKMKKGDGMLFYYSGAKPSGIMGVGEIVRTGYPDHTAFDPKDVHFDPKSDPKKPTWYMVDVKFVKACKRILPLDFLKKVPGLKNMALFKYSRLSVQPVTEAEWKIIQKLIDSQE; from the coding sequence ATGGGCGTTTGGGACAAGGAATACCGGCATTGGCTCATGAAGGCGGAGCCCGATGTTTACCCCGTCGAGCAATGGAAGAAGGAAAAGGTCACCTTCTGGGACGGGGTGCGCAACTACACCGCCCGCAACTTCATGCGGGACAAGATGAAGAAGGGCGACGGGATGCTCTTCTATTATTCCGGCGCCAAACCCAGCGGCATCATGGGGGTGGGGGAGATCGTCCGCACCGGCTATCCGGACCACACGGCCTTCGATCCCAAGGACGTCCATTTCGACCCCAAGAGCGACCCGAAGAAGCCCACCTGGTACATGGTGGACGTGAAATTCGTGAAGGCCTGCAAGAGGATCCTGCCGTTGGACTTCCTCAAGAAGGTCCCGGGCCTGAAGAACATGGCCTTGTTCAAATATTCCCGCCTCTCGGTCCAACCCGTGACCGAGGCGGAATGGAAGATCATCCAAAAGCTCATCGATTCCCAGGAATGA
- the leuD gene encoding 3-isopropylmalate dehydratase small subunit yields MSKINQIEGKAVPVEGNDIDTDRIIPARYLKEITFTNMGKYPFYDERFDAEGKPKGHPFDLPQFQGAHLLFVNQNFGCGSSREHAPQSLMRWGIRAIIGESFAEIFAGNCTMLGIPTVTVARQEMEKLQALVKSKPDTKFTLDLDKKVLLSDGKEHLKFEIHESKRNALVNGTWDSTGLLLANAGKTAEVAKKLPYVSGF; encoded by the coding sequence GTGAGCAAGATCAACCAGATCGAAGGCAAGGCCGTACCCGTCGAGGGCAACGATATCGACACCGACCGCATCATCCCGGCCCGCTACTTGAAGGAGATCACCTTCACCAACATGGGCAAATACCCCTTTTACGACGAGCGTTTCGACGCTGAGGGGAAACCGAAGGGCCATCCTTTCGACCTGCCCCAGTTCCAGGGGGCCCACCTTCTCTTCGTGAACCAGAACTTCGGCTGCGGGTCCTCCCGGGAACATGCCCCTCAGTCCCTGATGCGCTGGGGCATCCGGGCCATCATCGGGGAATCCTTCGCCGAGATCTTCGCGGGCAACTGCACCATGTTGGGGATACCGACCGTCACCGTGGCCCGCCAGGAGATGGAAAAGCTCCAGGCCCTGGTCAAATCCAAGCCGGACACGAAGTTCACGCTGGACCTGGACAAGAAGGTCCTTTTGAGCGACGGGAAGGAACACCTGAAGTTCGAAATCCACGAGTCCAAGCGCAATGCTTTGGTCAACGGCACCTGGGACTCGACGGGACTTCTTCTGGCCAATGCGGGCAAGACCGCCGAGGTCGCCAAGAAACTCCCTTATGTGAGCGGGTTCTGA
- a CDS encoding YncE family protein: MKTHPLAWGAWLISFWSALSLWADPSSFLQPQQDIPLTGGTSRFDYQAFDPDTGSLFIAHMGAGQIVVFNTRTNRVEATLAGYPGVTGLLYVPELHRVYASVTRSHQVVVLDTEHLREIARVPAGNFPDGMAYVPDTHEIYVSDEIGGEETIINVVKNVRVASIPLGGEVGNTRFDPINHWVWTAVEAKNELAAIDPKTRQVVKVVPLHGGDHPHGLYLDGRSHLLWAACDKDDKLVTLDLDHFEEGPAYDLAHDPDILDMDPDLHLLYVASESGMVSLFREKDRKLSKLGDIPIGQGAHSVQVDPGTHSVYFPVPKMGKGPVLRILRPASIQYP; this comes from the coding sequence TTGAAGACCCATCCCCTGGCTTGGGGGGCGTGGCTGATATCGTTCTGGTCGGCCCTTTCCCTTTGGGCCGACCCTTCATCCTTCCTCCAACCCCAACAGGACATCCCCCTGACCGGTGGGACCTCCCGATTCGACTACCAGGCCTTCGACCCGGATACGGGGAGCCTCTTCATCGCCCACATGGGCGCCGGACAGATCGTGGTCTTCAACACCCGCACGAACCGGGTGGAAGCCACTTTGGCGGGCTACCCGGGGGTCACCGGCCTCCTTTATGTACCGGAGCTTCACCGGGTCTATGCCAGCGTCACCCGGTCCCATCAGGTCGTGGTCCTGGATACGGAACACTTGAGGGAGATCGCCCGTGTTCCGGCGGGGAACTTTCCCGACGGAATGGCCTATGTGCCCGACACCCATGAGATCTATGTCTCCGATGAGATCGGGGGGGAAGAGACGATCATCAACGTCGTGAAGAACGTCCGGGTCGCCTCCATCCCCTTGGGCGGCGAGGTCGGCAATACCCGATTCGATCCCATCAACCATTGGGTCTGGACAGCGGTCGAGGCCAAGAACGAGCTGGCCGCCATCGATCCGAAGACCCGACAGGTGGTGAAAGTGGTCCCCCTCCACGGCGGGGACCATCCCCACGGGCTCTATCTGGACGGGCGCTCCCATCTGCTTTGGGCGGCGTGCGACAAGGATGACAAGCTGGTGACCCTGGACCTGGATCATTTCGAGGAAGGGCCGGCCTATGACCTGGCCCACGATCCCGATATCTTGGACATGGACCCGGACCTTCACCTGCTCTATGTCGCGTCCGAGAGCGGGATGGTTTCCCTCTTCCGGGAAAAGGACCGGAAACTATCCAAGCTCGGGGACATTCCGATCGGCCAAGGGGCCCACTCGGTCCAGGTGGACCCAGGGACCCATTCGGTCTATTTCCCGGTACCCAAAATGGGCAAGGGGCCCGTGCTTCGGATCCTGCGGCCCGCCTCGATCCAGTACCCTTAA
- a CDS encoding DUF2238 domain-containing protein: MDRHPRIPTSHLLLLTGVLIVALWSVVHPHDLFTWSLETFPAFIGLAVLAATYRRFPLTILAYSVIAVHCVILFVGGHYTYAEVPLFDWIRDTFHLARNDYDRVGHFWQGFGPAIVAREVIIRTSPLKKGKWLFFLVMCFCLALSAAYELLEWRVAVGTGSAADAFLGTQGDPWDTQEDMATAWFGALMALWLLPKVHDRQISALPRKRS; the protein is encoded by the coding sequence ATGGACCGGCACCCAAGGATACCGACCTCCCACCTTCTTCTTTTGACCGGAGTGCTGATCGTCGCCCTCTGGTCGGTCGTCCATCCCCATGACCTCTTCACCTGGTCCCTGGAGACCTTCCCCGCCTTCATCGGTCTGGCCGTCCTGGCCGCCACCTACCGTCGTTTCCCACTGACGATCCTGGCCTACTCGGTCATCGCCGTCCACTGCGTGATCCTTTTCGTGGGCGGCCATTACACCTACGCCGAGGTTCCCCTCTTCGATTGGATCCGGGACACCTTCCACTTGGCCCGCAATGATTACGACCGGGTCGGGCATTTTTGGCAAGGGTTCGGCCCGGCCATCGTGGCCCGGGAGGTCATCATCCGGACTTCCCCCTTAAAAAAGGGAAAATGGCTTTTCTTTTTAGTGATGTGCTTCTGTCTGGCCTTGAGCGCGGCCTATGAGCTTTTGGAATGGCGGGTAGCGGTGGGCACCGGTTCCGCGGCGGATGCTTTCCTCGGGACCCAGGGTGACCCTTGGGACACCCAGGAGGACATGGCGACCGCCTGGTTCGGGGCCCTGATGGCCCTTTGGCTCCTGCCCAAGGTCCACGACCGCCAGATATCCGCGTTACCGAGAAAAAGGTCTTAA
- a CDS encoding DNA polymerase ligase N-terminal domain-containing protein yields MSRMSAFDLHHFAVKEHHARSLHWDLRLQFSGKSLLSFALHLPPNLDPDRPLIAIKVADHNLEHLFKEWVIPPGRPGAGPTVLWDRGFYRALGEKSVQFQVSCGHVAVEMFGSRLKGKFRLRWVGPEWKRWALEKEWDGFADPPRCFPNVLTPEKILELTAKKSRSGDTTNLDLFPAFQNRGSF; encoded by the coding sequence ATGTCCAGGATGTCCGCTTTCGATCTCCACCACTTCGCCGTGAAGGAACACCACGCCCGTTCCCTTCATTGGGACCTTCGTCTCCAATTTTCCGGGAAAAGTCTGTTGTCCTTCGCTCTCCACCTTCCCCCCAATCTGGATCCCGACCGGCCCCTGATAGCCATAAAGGTGGCGGACCACAACCTGGAGCATCTGTTCAAGGAATGGGTGATCCCGCCGGGACGTCCGGGCGCCGGGCCTACGGTCCTTTGGGATCGCGGGTTTTACCGGGCCTTGGGAGAGAAAAGCGTCCAATTCCAGGTTTCCTGCGGCCACGTGGCGGTCGAGATGTTCGGATCGAGATTGAAAGGAAAGTTCCGCTTGCGGTGGGTCGGTCCCGAATGGAAAAGATGGGCCCTCGAAAAGGAATGGGACGGTTTTGCCGATCCCCCCAGGTGTTTCCCGAACGTCCTGACACCGGAAAAGATCCTCGAATTGACGGCGAAAAAAAGCCGTTCCGGGGACACCACAAACTTGGACCTGTTCCCCGCTTTTCAAAACCGTGGATCTTTCTAA
- a CDS encoding glycosyltransferase family 2 protein, with protein MSPKPFDRPKGASLSVVIITLNEEKNIGRCLKSLRFKAKPEILVVDAESRDRTVATARRLGAKVLTRKWKGYADQKNWAFGKVHGDWILSLDADEALTPDLVREIERVMAGAPKGLDGFFIKRRAFFMGKWIRHCGWWPDAQLRLIRRGKGRFSNRPVHEGLEVKGETRSLGSPMDHYTYDSIAQYLEKMERYSDLFVRSAPAKKRNFWLAYLLFQPSWVFLRMYLFKLGFLDGWRGLQVCWLSSYHEYVKYAKLGLRRAR; from the coding sequence ATGTCGCCTAAACCCTTCGACCGGCCCAAGGGGGCTTCCTTATCCGTTGTCATCATCACCTTGAACGAAGAGAAGAACATCGGGCGTTGCCTGAAGAGCCTGCGGTTCAAGGCGAAGCCGGAGATCCTGGTGGTGGACGCGGAAAGCCGGGACCGGACGGTGGCGACCGCGCGCCGATTGGGCGCCAAGGTCCTCACCCGCAAATGGAAAGGTTATGCCGACCAAAAGAATTGGGCTTTTGGAAAGGTCCATGGGGACTGGATCCTGTCGCTGGACGCGGACGAGGCACTGACACCGGACCTGGTCCGGGAGATCGAGCGGGTCATGGCCGGTGCTCCGAAGGGTTTGGACGGGTTCTTCATCAAACGCCGGGCCTTCTTTATGGGGAAATGGATCCGCCATTGCGGCTGGTGGCCGGACGCCCAACTGAGGTTGATCCGTCGGGGCAAGGGCCGGTTTTCCAACCGCCCGGTCCACGAGGGGCTGGAGGTGAAGGGGGAAACCCGGTCCTTGGGATCGCCGATGGACCATTACACCTACGATTCCATCGCCCAATATCTCGAGAAGATGGAGCGCTATTCGGACCTTTTTGTCCGAAGCGCCCCGGCCAAGAAGAGGAATTTCTGGCTGGCTTACCTCTTGTTCCAACCCAGCTGGGTCTTCCTGCGCATGTACCTTTTCAAGTTGGGTTTCTTGGACGGTTGGCGGGGTCTGCAGGTCTGTTGGCTCTCCTCTTACCATGAATACGTGAAATACGCTAAGCTGGGCCTGAGGAGGGCCCGCTGA
- a CDS encoding polysaccharide deacetylase family protein, with amino-acid sequence MPKPTVLIVGRLSGPKNRVILDYLRAVAPTVARKFPQVGFIVVGGPVGEEHRALSQQYPFVRFEGFQKELAPYYHRADVVVGAGRVALEAMALSKPVIAVGEKLYVGPLAPKNVETAKRSNFGDCAEKEHLDWAQATRDLLSLLSNRTLRVQVAKTGRGLLTSDYAMDRIFPRTEDLYRRVILEENLRRFHELPVLMYHRVTDQAPTGSKYNIYVTRANLEKHLQFLMVRGFQTMTFEDLCARRVPEKPVILTFDDGYRDNYENLLPLLRKYRMKAVVYLLGNRKHRTNYWDVPKGEIEAPLMGDAEVRAMARSGLVEFGSHAMDHVRLTDLPPAQARKQIVRSREVLEALVGKPILSLAYPYGVYDERVKTMTRESGYTFGVSVGGRFTHFGEDLFEIRRVHMFPHSSVLDLWKKTTGFYHRYRKLMGKFDVA; translated from the coding sequence ATGCCGAAACCCACCGTCCTGATCGTCGGCCGCCTTTCGGGGCCCAAGAACCGGGTCATCCTGGACTATCTTCGCGCGGTCGCGCCGACGGTTGCCCGGAAGTTCCCCCAAGTGGGTTTCATCGTGGTGGGTGGGCCGGTCGGGGAAGAGCACCGGGCCCTTTCCCAACAATATCCTTTCGTCCGATTCGAAGGATTCCAGAAGGAACTCGCCCCCTATTACCACCGGGCCGACGTGGTGGTCGGAGCGGGCCGGGTGGCCTTGGAGGCCATGGCCCTTTCCAAACCGGTCATCGCCGTGGGTGAGAAACTCTATGTGGGCCCCCTTGCGCCCAAGAATGTCGAAACCGCCAAACGAAGCAACTTCGGGGATTGCGCCGAGAAAGAGCACCTCGATTGGGCCCAAGCCACCCGGGATCTGCTGTCCTTGCTTTCCAACCGCACCCTTCGGGTCCAGGTGGCCAAGACGGGAAGGGGACTCCTGACCTCCGACTATGCCATGGACCGGATCTTTCCCCGGACCGAGGACCTCTACCGACGGGTGATCCTGGAGGAGAACCTACGGCGTTTCCATGAATTGCCGGTGCTCATGTACCACCGGGTCACGGACCAGGCCCCGACAGGGTCGAAATACAACATCTATGTCACCCGGGCGAACCTTGAAAAACACCTGCAGTTCCTCATGGTGCGGGGTTTCCAGACCATGACCTTCGAGGACCTTTGCGCCCGCCGGGTGCCGGAGAAGCCGGTCATCCTGACCTTCGATGACGGTTACCGGGACAATTACGAGAACCTCCTGCCCCTCTTGCGGAAATACAGGATGAAAGCCGTCGTCTATCTTCTGGGGAACCGGAAACACCGGACCAATTACTGGGATGTCCCCAAGGGCGAGATCGAGGCGCCCTTGATGGGCGATGCCGAGGTCCGGGCCATGGCACGGAGCGGCCTCGTGGAATTCGGATCCCATGCCATGGACCACGTGCGGCTCACGGACCTTCCCCCGGCCCAGGCACGAAAACAGATCGTCCGGTCACGCGAGGTCCTGGAGGCCCTGGTGGGGAAACCCATCCTGTCCTTGGCCTACCCCTACGGCGTCTATGATGAGAGGGTCAAGACCATGACCCGGGAATCCGGTTATACCTTCGGCGTCTCGGTGGGCGGGCGTTTTACCCACTTCGGAGAGGACCTTTTCGAGATCCGGCGGGTCCATATGTTCCCCCATTCCTCCGTCCTCGACCTTTGGAAGAAGACCACGGGGTTCTATCACCGTTACCGCAAGCTCATGGGGAAATTCGATGTCGCCTAA
- a CDS encoding TIGR01777 family oxidoreductase, producing MGNIVIAGGNGFIGRALVKRSLEEGDRVTILTRGRESKEGMVRELHWDGQTLGDWAQALEGADMLINLAGKSVDCRYNAKNKRAILDSRVEPTRVLGEAVQRAERPPKLWINASTATIYRHAEDRPMDEETGEIGEGFSVDVATSWEKAFFEQSYPGGRRVALRSAIVLGKEGGVFKPFWTLVRMGLGGVQGNGRQIFSWVHEDDLFRIIRFIQAGTLEGVVNVSSPGPISNRELMATFRKALHMPFGLPLPGWLIAVGAWIARTEPELLLKSRWVVPTKLLKAGYRFQHSTLGEALTSLA from the coding sequence ATGGGAAACATCGTCATCGCGGGAGGGAATGGATTTATCGGCCGGGCCTTGGTGAAGCGGTCGTTGGAAGAAGGGGACCGGGTGACCATCCTGACCCGTGGCCGGGAGTCGAAGGAAGGGATGGTCCGGGAACTGCACTGGGATGGCCAGACCTTGGGCGATTGGGCCCAAGCCCTGGAGGGCGCGGATATGCTCATCAATCTCGCGGGAAAAAGCGTGGATTGCCGTTACAACGCGAAGAACAAGAGGGCCATCCTGGATTCCCGAGTGGAACCGACCCGTGTTTTGGGTGAGGCGGTCCAAAGGGCGGAACGACCTCCCAAGCTTTGGATCAATGCCAGTACTGCCACTATCTACCGGCACGCGGAAGACCGCCCCATGGACGAGGAAACAGGAGAGATCGGGGAAGGATTTTCCGTCGACGTGGCGACCTCCTGGGAAAAAGCATTCTTCGAGCAGTCCTATCCAGGCGGCCGCCGGGTCGCCCTTCGTTCGGCCATCGTTCTGGGGAAAGAGGGAGGTGTTTTCAAACCCTTTTGGACCCTGGTAAGGATGGGCCTGGGAGGGGTCCAGGGAAATGGGCGCCAGATCTTCAGCTGGGTCCATGAGGATGACCTATTCAGGATCATCCGATTCATCCAAGCCGGGACCCTTGAGGGTGTCGTGAACGTTTCTTCGCCGGGGCCCATTTCGAACCGGGAATTGATGGCGACTTTTCGGAAGGCCCTTCACATGCCCTTTGGCCTGCCCTTGCCAGGCTGGTTGATCGCCGTCGGAGCCTGGATCGCTCGCACCGAGCCGGAACTCCTCTTGAAAAGCCGATGGGTCGTTCCGACCAAGTTACTGAAGGCGGGTTATCGGTTCCAGCATTCTACGTTGGGGGAGGCCCTGACAAGCTTGGCTTGA